The genomic region CGTCGCCGTCTTCCTCCGACACCGACAGCGATCCGCCGCCCGCCAGTTCATCCTCGGCCAGCTGACGGCTGGCGATCGAGGCGACCTCGCCGATGGCATCGAGGATGTCCTCGTCCGGCTCGTCGACCTCGGGAACGCGCTGATGGGTCTGCACCAGCTGCCGCGAGACGGTATCGAGATCGATGGTCTCGTCGGCAATCTCGCGCAGGGCGACGACGGGGTTCTTGTCGTTGTCGCGGTCGACGGTCAGTGCCGCACCCGACGAGATCTCGCGGGCACGCTGAGCGGCCATCAGCACCAGATCGAACCGGTTGGGGACAAGACGGACGCAATCTTCGACGGTGACGCGGGCCATGGCTGGTTGCTCCGATGACTTTTAGAGTCGCTCAAAAAAGGTATGACGACGGAGAAGCGACCGCAAGGCCGTACTCCCGCGTCGGGCGCGGAACACTATGACACGACTATGCGGAAGTCAAAGCCTCGCCGCCGGAATCCGGGGCTTCCTCCATGCACGGACGGATGATCTGCCCTGCAGGCAACGCGGCAATCAGCTCTTCGACCGACCGGTCCAGGGTCGGATGACGCCAGCCCGGCGCCACATCGGCAAGCGGCAGCAGAACGAAGGCACGCTCATGCATCCGCGGATGCGGCAGTTCCGGGTCCGGCGCCCCGCCCATGGTCTGAACCGGGGCACCCGGCACGATGGGGACCGCTGCGATCCGGGGGCGACGGACCATGCCGCCATGGTCTATAATGTCCAGATCCAGCGGCCGCGACTCCCAACGCTGGCGACGCACCCTGCCGAACGCCGCCTCGATCGCATGCAGCCGCTCCAGGGCCTCGACCGGCTCCAGTGCCGTTTCGGCATGCACGACACCGTTTACGTACCACGGCCCGCCATTGTCCGGCAGCGGCGGGCTTTCGTACCAGCGCGACACGCCGATCACATCAAAGCCCATCTCCCCAAGTCGCACCACCGCAGCCTGACAAGCAGCGCGCGGCATTCTACCTTCGGCATCCGGGAGATTGGCGCCAACTGCGATAAATATCGTGTCTTTACGCAATTCCATCATGATCGGACGTGTTCCGTCTTGTAATCTGGGGCCATGAGGGATTAAGTACGTCGCGCCGGCGGATGATCCGATACGCGACCCAACCGGCCTCTCCTGACGACGACCCATAGGCGAATTCTGGGGAAAGATATACTCATGCCACGGTCCATCGACAGTATTTTCCACGAAGGCGAGCGTGTTGCGCTGTTCATCGACGGCGCCAACCTTTACGGTGCGGCCCGCAGCCTCAGCTTCGACATCGACTATCGCCGGCTGCTGGATTACTTCCGGTCACGCGCTTACGTGGTGCGTGCCTTCTACTACACCGCCCTGCTGGACGAGCAGGACTATTCGCCGATCCGGCCGCTGGTCGACTGGCTGGACTATAACGGCTACACCATGGTCACCAAGCCGGCGAAGGAATTCACCGACGCCACCGGCCGCCGCCGGGTGCGCGGTGACATGGATGTCGAGCTGACGGTCGACGCCATGGAAATGGCCGATCATGTGGATCACATCGTGATTTTCTCGGGCGACGGCGACTTCCGCCGCCTGGTCGAGGCGATCCAGCGCCGCGGCGTGCGTGTGACCGTGGTCGGAACCATCCGCACCCAGCCGCCGATGGTTGCCGACGAACTGCGCCGCCAGGCCGACGTCTTCCTCGACCTCAAGGATCTGGAGCCGGTGATCGCCCGCTCGCGCGCCGAGGCCGAGGCCGGCCGTCAGCGCGGCGAGCGTCGTCGCAAGCTGATGGAGGACACCCCCCTCCCCACCTCGGAGCCGGAGCCCGAGGACGAGGATCTGGAGGATGACGAGGATTACGAGGACGACGACTACGAGGATGATGACGACTACGAGGACGACGAGGATTACGAGGACGAGGACGAAGAGGACGAGCCGGCCCCGGCACCTGCGAAGCCCGCGCCCGCGCCCGCGCCGGCACCGGTGAAGCCCCGCACGCCGCCGCGTCGCAAGAGCTGATCCGTCCGTGAACGCCGGCCTCTGATCCTGGACGCCGTCCCGGTCAACGATGTCACGCCACCCGCGCGGAGAACCGCCGGGTGGCGTCGTCGTTCGGGGCCCTCGTCGTTCCCCGCCCTCGTCGTTCCCTGCCCTCGTCGTTCCCTGGCCATCGTCACGTCGCCGCCGTCTTCGTAATGGATGCTCCCATGCCGCCAGCCATTGCCGCCCCCCTGCTTATGGTTCCGGATCCGGACTGCCCGCTCTGCCCCCGCCTCGCCGCCTGGCGGGCCGAACGGCAGGTCAGCGAACCGGATTGGCACAACGGGCCGGTGCCGGCTTTCGGCCCGCTGTCGGCACGCCTGCTGGTCGTGGGGCTGGCGCCGGGGCTGCGGGGCGCCAACCGCACGGGACGCCCCTTCACCGGCGATTATGCCGGCGACCTGCTCTACCCGACCCTGATCGACCACGGCTTCATCCGCGGCCGGTTCGACCGCAGGCCCGATGACGGTCTGGAGCCGGTCGACTGCCGGATCACCAATGCCGTGCGGTGCGTGCCGCCCGAGAACAAGCCGACACCTGCCGAGGCAAATACCTGCCGGCCGTTCCTGGTGTCTGAAATCGGGGCGATGACCGGGCTGCAGGTCATCCTGGCACTGGGGCGCATCGCCCATGATGCCGTGCTGCGGACCCTGGGCAGGCGGCTGGCCGATCACCCCTTCAGCCATGGCGCGCTGCACGCGCTGGCACCGGCACCGTCCGGAAAAAAGGCCGCGTCTCCCGTGACGCGGCCCCTGCTGCTGGCGGATAGTTTCCATTGTTCACGCTATAACGTGAACACGGGTC from Tistrella mobilis harbors:
- the rpoZ gene encoding DNA-directed RNA polymerase subunit omega codes for the protein MARVTVEDCVRLVPNRFDLVLMAAQRAREISSGAALTVDRDNDKNPVVALREIADETIDLDTVSRQLVQTHQRVPEVDEPDEDILDAIGEVASIASRQLAEDELAGGGSLSVSEEDGDGFGAPRFEDADPEDD
- the folK gene encoding 2-amino-4-hydroxy-6-hydroxymethyldihydropteridine diphosphokinase, producing the protein MMELRKDTIFIAVGANLPDAEGRMPRAACQAAVVRLGEMGFDVIGVSRWYESPPLPDNGGPWYVNGVVHAETALEPVEALERLHAIEAAFGRVRRQRWESRPLDLDIIDHGGMVRRPRIAAVPIVPGAPVQTMGGAPDPELPHPRMHERAFVLLPLADVAPGWRHPTLDRSVEELIAALPAGQIIRPCMEEAPDSGGEALTSA
- a CDS encoding uracil-DNA glycosylase — encoded protein: MPPAIAAPLLMVPDPDCPLCPRLAAWRAERQVSEPDWHNGPVPAFGPLSARLLVVGLAPGLRGANRTGRPFTGDYAGDLLYPTLIDHGFIRGRFDRRPDDGLEPVDCRITNAVRCVPPENKPTPAEANTCRPFLVSEIGAMTGLQVILALGRIAHDAVLRTLGRRLADHPFSHGALHALAPAPSGKKAASPVTRPLLLADSFHCSRYNVNTGRLTAEMFDAVLAEIRRRLPAAEGLVQE